The Nitratidesulfovibrio sp. SRB-5 genomic sequence TTTCCGCGCCGCTGCTGGTAGTGCTGTGCCGCACCGACCCTTCGGTTTTGCCGCAGGGGGTGATGCAAGCCCTATTAATACCTGAAATACGAACCGAAGGAAATAGTAATGGCGCTCTCGCATCCTGGGGTGAGCGCCATGCCCGCACTTCGACGACCATGCAACCACGCCGGATACACGGCGGAGAACGGATGACCCTGCCCAAGACATGGCTGGTGGTGCGCCTGAGTGCGCTGGGCGACGTGGTGCTGACCACGGGCGTCCTGCTGTGGCTGCATCGTGCCCGTGGCTGGCGCTTCGTGGTGCTGACGCGGCCGCAGTGGGCACCGGTGTTCCGCAACCACCCCGCCGTGGACCGGGTGGCCACGGTGGATCCGCACGACCTGCGCCCCGCCGCGTTGCCCGGCTTCGTGCGTGGGCTGGCGGCGTCGCTGCCGGGCGCGGGCCTGCTGGACCTGCATGGCACCCTGCGCTCGCGGCTGCTGGGGCTGCTGTGGCCCGGACCGGTGCGCCGCTATCCCAAGTTTTCGGTGGAACGTCGCCTGTTCCTGCGGTCCGGCGGCAGGCTGTTCCGCGAACGGTTGCGCGCCAGCAACGTGACGCAACGGTACGCCCTGGCCGTGCAGGATGCGCCGCCGCCGCGTTCGGCGTTGCTGCCGCGCATTCTGCTGGACGACGCGGAGAGCGCGCGGGGCGTGGCCCTGCTGCGCGAGGCCGGGCTGCTGCCTGCGGGAACGCCGGATGGCGCTACGGACGGGGCCCCCGTTCCGGCCCGCCCGCTGGTGGCCCTGCATCCCTATTCCACGCATCCGGACAAGGCCTGGCTGCCCGATGCCTGGCGCGATCTGGCCGGGCGTCTTTCCGCCGCCGGGCATGCGTGGTTCGTGGTTGGGCGGTCCGGCGGAAAGGGAAATGCTGTTGCTGAAGCTGGGGGCGACGAGGCCGCGCCGCTCTTCGCGCTTGTGGAGCAGACCCGACGTGCGGGCGGACTGGCGGCGGATTTCACCGACCGCACGGACCTGCGCGAAACCTGCGCGCTGCTGGCCGCCGCGGACGTGCTGGTGACCGGAGATTCCGGCCCCATGCATCTGGCCGCCGGGGTGGGCACCCCGGTGGTGGCGCTGTTCGGCCCCACCACCCGCGAATGGGGCTTCTACCCGGAAGGCCCGCGCGATGTGGTGCTGGAAACCGGCGATGCCTGCCGCCCCTGTTCGCTGCACGGCAGCAGGCGCTGCGCCCGTTCCGGGCGCTGCATGACCGGCATCGCGCCCGATGCGGTGTTTGCGGCGGTGCGGCGGGTGGTTGGCGATGGAATGGCCGGGGCGGGCGCGGACGCCAAGAACTGCTGACGGCAGGGCCGCTGGCGGCGGGTCCGGTAGTGTCAGGCCCGCTGGCGCCGGATTATGCGGACGCCGGGCGTTGCTGGCGCCGGATTATGCGGACGCCGGGCGTTGCGGCGGCGTTGGGGAAGGCGCGGGCAGCGAACTGTAGTGGCCGGATGTCGGCGGCATTGCCGGATGGGGAACTGGCGGGATGGCGTGGTGCGCCGCCCGCCTTTTTTTTCGTCAGCGCGAAAGACGAGACAGCAGTTCCCGCGCCTCGGTCAGCGAAGGGTCGGCCTGCCACGCGCGGTTGGCGTATTCGTACGCCTTGTCGCGCTTGCGCCACTCCATGTACAGCTTGGCCAGGTTCAGCATGGTGCGCGGGTGCGAGCCGAACTGGCGCAATGCGCGCAGGTACACGATTTCCGCCTTGGGGTATTCGCGCAGTTCCAGATAGGCGGCCACCGCTCCGGAGTAGGCCGGTGCTTCTCCGGAAAAGCGTTCCAGCGCCGATTCGAACAGTTCCGCCGCCTCGTAGAACAGCCGTGCCCGCAGGAACCGCTGCCCGATGTCGCTGAGCACCCCGGGCTCGTGGCCCCATTCGTCGGCCACCCGGCGCAGCAGGGCCCGCCCGCGCGGCAGGTCGCCCGCGTCCAGCCTGTCCTGGCCGTTGCCGGTCAGTTCCATCTTGCGCATCAGTATTTTCTGGGCCTGCTCGGCGGCGCGGGCGCGCTCCTCTTCCAGCATGGCATGGCGGATGGATTCCAGCCGGTCGGCCAGGGGCAGTTCGTCGCCGGGGGCATAGGTCACGTACGGGCCGGAAAGCACCTTGCGCGTTTCGAAGAACTTGCGGATGACGTGGTTTCGGTTGAGATCGTTGACGAATTCATGGATGTGCACTTCCGTCTCAAAGCGCGCCTGCCCGATCAGCAGGGTGCCTTCGTACGCCTTGAGGGCCTTTTCCATGGCCTCCAGGGCGCGGGGCAGGTAGCCGCGCGCCAGATAGGCACGGGACCGCGCGATGTTGTCGCGCACGGCCTTGGGGGCGGTCATTCGCATGGGGAGTCCTTGCCGGAGCCGTGCTGGCCTGAGCGGTGTGAGCCGGAGCAGTGTGAGCCGGAACAGTGTGGGGCGGAACAGTCGGGTGTGGCGCAGTCGGAGGCAGAGCAGGAGGGGGCGATGCCGTGCATCGCGGGGTCGGCATGGGGGGCCGGGGCGGCGTGCGCCCAGCAGCGGCGCACCTCGTCGGCCTGGGCGCGCAGCAGGCTGTCCACGTCGTCGGGCACCAGCAGGCGGATGTCCGCGCCGCGCAGCCATTTGCCGCGCAGCAGGGACGCGCTGATGTCCAGCCGGGGCAGGGGCAGGAAGGTCAGGGTGGTATCCCCGTAGGGGCCGCCGCGCAGCAGGTGGCGTTCCGTGTCCGGCGCGGCCTGTGCATGGTCCGTCTGGGGCGCTAGCGGGGCGGCGTCGGGCCAGTGGGCGGCCAGGGCGGCACGGAAGGCTTCCGGCCCGCTGCCCGCGCGGGGCACCACCACGAAGTCGGCGACGCGCGGCAACTCCACTCCCCGGTGCCAGTGGGGCAGCATCTCGAAATCCTCGCCGCCCAGGATGAAGAACGGCGTGGCGTCCGGTTCGGCGGCGCGGTAGGCGTGCAGGGTGTCCCAGGTGTACGAGGGGCCGCTGCGCCCGCCTTCCAGCGCGTTCACGGCCAGCGCGGCAAACGGGCGCACGGCGGCATGCAGCAGGGACAGGCGCAGCCCGAAGGGCAAGAGGTCGTGCCCTTCCTTGTGGGGGGGCACGGCGCACGGGACGAGGTCGATGCGGTCGGGCCGCAGCGCCTCGGCCACCTCGATGGCCAGGCGCAGATGCCCCGCATGCACCGGGTTGAAACTGCCGCCAAGTATGCCGATGCGCCGCATGAACCTTTTGCCGCCCCCGTGGTTCGTTCGTGTTCCGTGATGCGTTTGGTGGCGGTCCGGGCAGCAGGCGCTTGCGGACCGCATGGGCGATGCTGGCGCGGCGGCACCCAGCGGGCCGCCGCGCCAGTCCTGTACCGGCTATTCGAGAATTTCCGCCACTCCCGCCATTCCCGTTACTCCCGGACCTGGCCCGCGCCGAACACCACGAACTTGGTGGTGGTCAGTTCCTGCACGCCCATGGGGCCGTAAGAGTGCAGCTTGGACGTGCTGATGCCGATCTCGGCGCCAAGGCCCAGCTGCCCGCCGTCGTTGAAGCGGGTGGAGGCGTTCACCGCCACCATGGAGGCGTCGGCCTCGCGCAGGAAGCGCATGGCCCGCCCATGGTCGCGGGTGCAGATGATTTCGGTGTGGTTGGACCCGTGCGCGGCGATGTGGGCCAGCGCCTCGTCCATGTCGTCCACCACGCGCACGGCCAGGATCAGGTCGTGGAATTCCATGCCGTAGTCTTCCGGGGCGGCGGCGGTGGCGGCATCGCCCAGCAGGGGCAGCGCCGTCGGGCACGCGCGGAAGGTCACTCCGGCAGGGGCCAGCCGGGCGGCCACGGCGGGCAGCAGGGCTGCGGCCTCGTCCTTGTGCACCAGCAGGCATTCCAGCGCGTTGCACACGCCGGGGCGCTGCACCTTGCCGTTGAAGACGATCTCCACGGCCTGGTCAAGGTCCGCGCCCGCGTCCACATAGGCGTGACACACGCCCTTGTAGTGCTTCAGGACGGGCATGGTGGCTTGCTGCACCACGGCGCGGATCAGGGTTTCGCCCCCGCGCGGGATGATCACGTCGATGTACTGCTCCAGCGCGCACAGGGCGCCCACGGCGGCCCGGTCGGTACGCGAGACCACCTGCACAGCATCGCCGGGCAGGCCGGAGGCGGACATGGCCTCGGCAATGAGCCCGGCCAGGGCCAGGTTGGAGTGGATGGCCTCCGACCCGCCGCGCAGGATCACCGCGTTGCCCGCCTTCAGGCACAGGATGGCGGAATCGATGGTCACGTTGGGGCGCGATTCGTAGATGATGGCGATGACGCCGAGGGGAATGCGCATGCGCCCCACCAGCAGGCCGTTGGGGCGCTGCCACTGGGTTTCCACCGCGCCCACCGGGTCGGGCAGGCCCGCCACGTGGCGGCAGGCGGCGGCCATTTCGGCCATGATGCGCGGGGTAAGGCGCAGGCGGTCCATGCGCGGGGCGTCCATGCCCGCCGCTTCGGCGGCGGCCAGGTCGCGCGCGTTGGCGGCCAGTATGTCGGACTCGCGCGATTCCAGCAGCCCGGCAAGGCGGACCAGGGCGTCGATCTTGGCGGCGGGGGCCGCGGCGGCCAGCTTGCGGGCGGCTGCCTTGGCGCGCTTGCCCATGGATTCGACCAGTTGGACGATGTCGCTCGTGGCGGTGTCCCTGGTTGCATCCGGGGCGGTGGTGGTGTTCTGCGTGCTCATGGCGGCTCCGGCGCTCTGGCGTTCCGTGTGGTGGCGGAACGACGTGAAGGTTGCGAAAGATTGCTATAGCCGCAGCCCCCCGGCAACGCAACAGTATGCCCTGCGGGCGTGCGGAAGGGCAAGGCGCAGGGCCAGTTCCGGCACGGTGATGGTGGTATGGCCGAGGCGCGCGGAAGGGCAGGGCGGTTCGCGCCTTTCGTTCGCCGCAGGGTGCATGGCTGCCGTTCATGCGCAAGTGCAGAGGGGGGCGGGTGAAGGGCGGGCACGGCAAGGACGTGCACAGGACCTGACACCCTGACGGAGTTCCATGTGATGGAATGCCCCCCCCTCGCGCATCGCGCAAGGCGGCTTGCATGATTTTGGCGGTGCCCCACGGACAGGACGGGAAGGTCTTGTCAAAACCCGCAAGCCCAGACGGGCCGCGAGGAACCGGCTTCCGGCCGGAATCCTTTTGACATTTCTGTAATGGGCACGTAAAAGAATCGGGCTTTGCGATTTCCAGCCATAAAGCGGCCCTGCGCCGCATTCCAAGGAGCAATTCGCATGTCGGAGAACACTGTCCGCAAAGGCCTGCCGCGCGCCCAGCAGCAGCCTGTAATTCCCCAGCAGCTGCAGGGCGAGGTGTCCGGAGAGGCCGCGCCGCTGCTGCGCTTCGTGCTCGACAACGCCCGCTATATCGCCGCCGGTCTCGGCGTGCTGGTGCTGGCCGCCGGTGCCGGCGCGGGTTACCGCTGGTGGGCTGCCGACAAGGCGCGCCAGGCGCAGGCCGATCTGGGCACGATTATCGTGGCCAAGACCGGCGCGGATCGCGTGCAGGCCCTGGAGGCGTTTCTGGCCAAGGCTCCGTCGGGCGTGCGCAACGCCGTGCTGCTGGACCTTGCCGCCGCCGCCATGGAGCAGAAGGACTACGACAAGGCCGCCTCGGCCTGGGAACGCCTGGCCGCCGCCGATGGCGCCATCGGCGTGGTGGCCCGCATCGGTCGCGCGCAGGCCCTGTCGCAGGCTGGCAAGGATGCCGAGGCCCTGACCGTGCTGGAAGGCCTGGAAAGCTCGGTGAGCGAGATTTCGCGCAATGCCGTTCGCGGCCAGCTGGCAGTGGTGGCGGAGCGTGCGGGCAAGCTGGACCGCGCCGTGGCTGCCTACGAGCAGCTGATGGCCTCCGAATCCGCCGGCAACAAGGACTATTTCAAGAGCCGCGCCGAAGCGCTGAAGGCCCGCATGCAGAAGGGGGGCGCGTAAGCCCATGAGCGAGTCCACTGCAACATCGGGCGCGACTCCGGGTGCCCGCCCGGTGAATCCCCTGCTGGCCGATGAACCCGGCGCGCGCCGCCTGCTGCTGGGCAACGAGGCCATCGTGCGCGGGGCGCTGGAGGCGGGCGTCAACCTGGTGGCCTGCTACCCCGGCACCCCGTCGTCCGAAGTGCCCGACACCTTCCGCCGCATCGGCGGCGGTGGCCGCTATCGCCTGGAATATTCGGTGAACGAGAAGGTGGCCATGGAAGTGGGGGCGGGTGCCGCCCTGGCCGGGGCCCTGACGCTGGTGACCATGAAGCACGTGGGCGTCAACGTGGCCGCCGACCCGCTGCTGACCATGACCTACACCGGACTGCCCGGCGGCCTGCTGCTGCTTTCCGCCGATGACCCCGGCTGCCACGCCAGCCAGAACGAACAGGACAACCGCACCTATGCCCGTTTCGCGGGCATGCCGTGCTTCGAGCCCGCCACCGCGCAGGAAGCCAAGGACATGACGCGCGATGCGCTGCTGCTGGCGCGCGAGCTTGAACAGCCCGTGCTGCTGCGCACCACCACCCGCGTCAACCACCTGCGCGGCGCCGTGGAATTCGGCCCCCTGGGCCAGCCCGCGCCCATCGTGCCCTTCGAGCGCAACCCCCGCCGTTTCGTGCCCGTGCCCGCCGTGGCCCGCGTGCGCCACGCCGAACTGGTCAGGCACCTGGGCATGGCGCGGGAGAAGGCCGAGCATTCTCCGTGGAACACCGTGCGCGGCGAAGGGCGCTTCGGCGTCATCGCCAGCGGCATCAGCCGCGCCTACCTGTCCGACGCCCTGCACGAGACGGGCTGGGACGACCGGGTGAAGGTGCTGGACCTGGGCATGACCTGGCCCCTGCCGGAAGCCCTGCTGACCGACTTCCTGTCCCAGTGCGACGCCGTGCTGGTGCTGGAAGAACTGGAACCCCTGCTGGAAAACGACGTGCGCGCCCTGGTGCAGCGCAACAACCTGCCCGTGGCCGTCAGCGGCAAGGGCGGCGCGCTGACCATCTACGGCGAATACTCCACCCAGACCGTCACCCAGGCCCTGGCCGACCTGCTGGGCGAAACCGCCCGGCTGCCGATCGCCTGCGACCCGGAAACGGCCCTGCCCGTGCGCCCGCCCAACCTGTGCCCCGGCTGCTCGCACCGCGCGCTGTACTATGCCGTGCGCAAGGTGTTCGGCGACGACGCCGTGTACTCCAGCGACATCGGCTGCTACACGCTGGGGCTGCTGCCGCCGCTGCGCATGGCCGACTTCCTGTTCTGCATGGGCTCGTCGGTGTCTTCCGGTTCCGGGTTCGCCACGGCCTCGGGCAAGCCCACGCTGGCCTTCATCGGCGATTCCACCTTCTTCCATTCCGGCATCACCGGGCTGGTCAACGCGGTGTTCAACAAGCACGACCTGATCGTGGTGGTGCTGGACAACGGCACCACGGCCATGACCGGACATCAGCCCAACCCCGGCGTGGTCCAGGAAGTGCTGGGCAACGCCTGCGTGCACCTGGACATAGAGGCCGTGGTGCGCGGCTGCGGCGTGGCCGACGTGGTCAAGGTGCGGCCCTTCAACGTCAAGTCCACCATGAAGGCCCTGGCGGAAATGAAGGAACGCTCCGGCGTGCGCGTGATCATCGCCGAAGAGCCGTGCGTGCTCTACGCCCGGCGCACCCTGAAGAAGCCGCGCAACCAGGTGGCCTACGTTGCCGAGCAGGGGCCGTCCGTGGCCGACTGCCTGGAACACCTGGCCTGCCCCGCCTTCTTCCGCGACGACACCGGCATCCACGTGGACGAGAACCTCTGCGGCGGCTGCATGGTCTGTCTGCAGGTTGCGGACACCATCAAGGCCCGCAAGAGGAGCGACGCATGAGCACCCCCGCACGCATCCGCATCTACCTTACCGGCGTGGGCGGACAGGGCACCCTGACCGCCACCACCCTGCTGGCCCGCACCGCCCTGGACCAGGGGCTGGAAGTGACCTCCGGCGAAATCCACGGCATGGCCCAGCGCGGCGGGGTGGTGGAATCCACCATCCTGCTCGGCGGCTGGATGAGCCCCAAGATCGGCCATGGCGAGGCGGACCTGATCCTTGGCTTCGAACCGCTGGAAACCCTGCGCGGCATGACCCACCTGGCCGCCGGGGGCAGCGTGCTGTCCAATACCGAGCCGCTGCCGCCGGTGGGCGTTTCCACCGGGCGCGAAGCCTACCCCGAGATGGAGCGCATCCGCGCCAAGGTGGAAGGCTGCGCCGCCAAGTCGTGGTTCCTGCCCTGCCGCACCCTGGGCCTTCAGGCCGGGTCGGTGCAGGCGGGCAACAGCGTGCTGCTGGGCGCGGCCTGCGCCTCTGGGCTTCTGCCCTTTGGTCCGGACGCGCTGGAAGCCGCCATCCGCACCCATCTTGCCCCCAAACTCATGGACATGAACCTGAGGGCGGTCGAACTGGGTGTTCGGGCCGTAGCCTCCGCGAGCTGACCGCATGACCACCATTACCGACGACAAGCGCCTCCAGCCCTATCTCGGCACGCTCCAGAAGATCGTGTCCGACATGGGGCCGCAGCGACCGTTTCAGTCCACCCTGAAGTCGCTGCTCCGCACGCTGGCTGAAAACCATGACTTCCAGCGGCCGCACATCGTCATCTTCGACCCGGAGACCCGCACCCTCAAGCTCAGCCTGTCGCAGACGCCCACCAAGGCGGACCACGTGGAATACGAGCCGGGCGTGGGCGTGACGGGGCAGGTGTTCTCCACGGGCCAGCCGGTCATCGTGCCGCGCATCAAGGACCACCCGGCCTTCCTGAACAAGGCCTTTGGCCGTACCGACGAAGAGCAGGAAAACCTGGCCTTCATCTGCGTGCCGGTTCTGGGGCCCGCCGACGAACCCCGGCAGGGCCGCGAAGTCATCGGCACGCTGAGCGTGGACACCCCCTCGGTGTCCATGCCGCAGCTGGAATCGCACTGCCGGTTCCTGGAGGTGGTGGCGGGCATGATCGCCAACCACGCCTCGTACCTGCAGGAGGAAATGGCCCGCCAGAAGCACCTGATGACCCAGGGCCTCATCGTGGGCGACAGCAACGACATCGGGTTCACCCCGTCCAACGTGGTTGCCGCGTCCAAGGCCATGAGACTGGTGCTGAACCAGGCGGCCCAGGTTGGCCCCAGCCGCGCCACGGCGTTGCTGCGGGGCGAATCGGGCACCGGCAAGGAACTGCTGGCGGAAGCCATCCACCAGACCAGCCCCCGGCGCGAGATGCCCCTGATCAAGCTGAACTGCGCGGCGCTGCCCTCCGAACTGGTGGAAAGCGAGTTGTTCGGCTACCAGAAGGGCGCCTTCACCGGGGCGGTGCACACCAAGAAGGGCCTGTTCGAACTGGCCAACAAGGGCACCCTGTTCCTGGACGAAGTGGGCGAACTGTCGCCCAACGCCCAGGCCAAGGTGTTGCGCGCCATCCAGGAGCAGGAAATCCAGCGCCTGGGCAGCGAACAGACCATCACCGTGGACGTGCGCCTGATCTGCGCCACCCACCAGCCGCTGGAGGAGCTTGTCGAGCGGGGGTTGTTCCGCGAGGACCTGTACTACCGCATCAACGTGTTCCCCATCTTCATTCCGCCGCTGCGCGAGCGGCGCGAAGACATCCTGCCGCTGGCGGAACACTTCCTGCGCATCTATTCCGACGAATACGCGCGCAGCATCAAGCGCATCTCCACCCCGGCCATCGACCTGCTGACGCAGTACCACTGGCCCGGCAACATCCGCGAACTGAAGAACTGCATCGAACGCGCGGTGCTGGTGTGCGACGAACAGGTCATCCGCACCTACCACCTGCCGCCTTCGTTGCAGACTGCGGAATCCACCGCCACGGACACCAACCTCTCGTTCTGCGAGGCGGTGGCCAAGTTCGAGCAGGAACTGCTGGTGGACGCGCTGAAAAAGGCGCGCGGCAACATGTTGCAGGCCGCCCGCGACCTGCGCGTGAGCTACCGCATCGTCAACTACAAGGTGAAGAAGTACGGCATCGACGCCAAGAAGTTCGCCGTGGCCAAGGCGCGCGGCATGAAATAGGCGCTGCCCGGCTGACGCACGCATTGATGCGACCGGCTTCCGGCAACGGGGGCCGGTCGTTTGCTTTTGGCGGTCGCGGCGAAGCAGGGTGAACCATGGAAACAGCAATGAATATCCACGACATGCAACGCTGCATCGAGGACAATCTGGCTACACGGCTGGCCGCGCAAGTGCCCCTGCTGGGTGGCGGGGACGCAACCGACCACACAGACGGGGCGGCGGGCCGGGAGAACGGGCAGGGCACGCAGATGCAGCCGGAGTGCAGGCCTGACCTGCTGGACCGGTCGGACGTGCGCGCCGTGTACGCCGGGGTGGCCTCGGACACTTTCAACAAGGCCTTCGCGTATGGGGGCGGCCTGCCGCTGGCGGATACGGTGGCGGCGGTGCGGTCGTTTTTCGGTGGGCATGGCGCACCGTACACGTGGTGGCTGGGGCCGCTTTCCGGCGCTGGGGACGGGGCAGGGGAAGGGGAGGACATTCCCGCCGCGCTGGCGGCGCACGGCTTTGCCGCGGGCGAAGTGGAAACCGGCATGTACCTGCCGCTGGCGGATGCGGAACTGGAAGAGCCAGCACCAACGCCGGGGCTGGATATCCGTGTTGTCCATGATGCGGAGGGAGTGACGGATTTTGCCTCGGTGCTGGCCGCCAATTGGAATCCGCCCGACGGCGAGGTGTTGCGCTTCTACCGTTGCGCCGCCCCGGCCCTGTGCAGTCCCGGTTGCCCCGCAACACTGCTGGCGGCGTATCTGGACGGCCAACTGGCGGCGGCTGCGGAAGTGTACCGCACCGCGTCGGGATGCCTTGCGGCAGGGGACGCCGCGCACCTCGACGTGGCGGGCGTGTACAACGTGTGCACGCTGGAGGCCTTCCGGCGGCGTGGACTGGGCTCCGCCGTCACTCGCGCCGCCTTGCTGCACGCCCGGCAGGCGGGCTGCCGCCACGCTGTGTTGCAGGCCTCGGGCGAGGGGTACCGCGTCTATGCCCGGCTGGGCTTTCGCGACGTGGGGCGCTTCGTGGAGTGCGTGCCCGTGGATTGAGCGGTACGCATCCTGTGTGCGGCGGCGCGATGCCTTCGCGCCAGACAAATGAACGACAAAAACGGGCGGGACCGCGCATGCTGCGCAATCCCGCC encodes the following:
- a CDS encoding indolepyruvate oxidoreductase subunit beta gives rise to the protein MSTPARIRIYLTGVGGQGTLTATTLLARTALDQGLEVTSGEIHGMAQRGGVVESTILLGGWMSPKIGHGEADLILGFEPLETLRGMTHLAAGGSVLSNTEPLPPVGVSTGREAYPEMERIRAKVEGCAAKSWFLPCRTLGLQAGSVQAGNSVLLGAACASGLLPFGPDALEAAIRTHLAPKLMDMNLRAVELGVRAVASAS
- the iorA gene encoding indolepyruvate ferredoxin oxidoreductase subunit alpha; translated protein: MSESTATSGATPGARPVNPLLADEPGARRLLLGNEAIVRGALEAGVNLVACYPGTPSSEVPDTFRRIGGGGRYRLEYSVNEKVAMEVGAGAALAGALTLVTMKHVGVNVAADPLLTMTYTGLPGGLLLLSADDPGCHASQNEQDNRTYARFAGMPCFEPATAQEAKDMTRDALLLARELEQPVLLRTTTRVNHLRGAVEFGPLGQPAPIVPFERNPRRFVPVPAVARVRHAELVRHLGMAREKAEHSPWNTVRGEGRFGVIASGISRAYLSDALHETGWDDRVKVLDLGMTWPLPEALLTDFLSQCDAVLVLEELEPLLENDVRALVQRNNLPVAVSGKGGALTIYGEYSTQTVTQALADLLGETARLPIACDPETALPVRPPNLCPGCSHRALYYAVRKVFGDDAVYSSDIGCYTLGLLPPLRMADFLFCMGSSVSSGSGFATASGKPTLAFIGDSTFFHSGITGLVNAVFNKHDLIVVVLDNGTTAMTGHQPNPGVVQEVLGNACVHLDIEAVVRGCGVADVVKVRPFNVKSTMKALAEMKERSGVRVIIAEEPCVLYARRTLKKPRNQVAYVAEQGPSVADCLEHLACPAFFRDDTGIHVDENLCGGCMVCLQVADTIKARKRSDA
- a CDS encoding glycosyltransferase family 9 protein codes for the protein MTLPKTWLVVRLSALGDVVLTTGVLLWLHRARGWRFVVLTRPQWAPVFRNHPAVDRVATVDPHDLRPAALPGFVRGLAASLPGAGLLDLHGTLRSRLLGLLWPGPVRRYPKFSVERRLFLRSGGRLFRERLRASNVTQRYALAVQDAPPPRSALLPRILLDDAESARGVALLREAGLLPAGTPDGATDGAPVPARPLVALHPYSTHPDKAWLPDAWRDLAGRLSAAGHAWFVVGRSGGKGNAVAEAGGDEAAPLFALVEQTRRAGGLAADFTDRTDLRETCALLAAADVLVTGDSGPMHLAAGVGTPVVALFGPTTREWGFYPEGPRDVVLETGDACRPCSLHGSRRCARSGRCMTGIAPDAVFAAVRRVVGDGMAGAGADAKNC
- a CDS encoding sigma 54-interacting transcriptional regulator; translation: MTTITDDKRLQPYLGTLQKIVSDMGPQRPFQSTLKSLLRTLAENHDFQRPHIVIFDPETRTLKLSLSQTPTKADHVEYEPGVGVTGQVFSTGQPVIVPRIKDHPAFLNKAFGRTDEEQENLAFICVPVLGPADEPRQGREVIGTLSVDTPSVSMPQLESHCRFLEVVAGMIANHASYLQEEMARQKHLMTQGLIVGDSNDIGFTPSNVVAASKAMRLVLNQAAQVGPSRATALLRGESGTGKELLAEAIHQTSPRREMPLIKLNCAALPSELVESELFGYQKGAFTGAVHTKKGLFELANKGTLFLDEVGELSPNAQAKVLRAIQEQEIQRLGSEQTITVDVRLICATHQPLEELVERGLFREDLYYRINVFPIFIPPLRERREDILPLAEHFLRIYSDEYARSIKRISTPAIDLLTQYHWPGNIRELKNCIERAVLVCDEQVIRTYHLPPSLQTAESTATDTNLSFCEAVAKFEQELLVDALKKARGNMLQAARDLRVSYRIVNYKVKKYGIDAKKFAVAKARGMK
- the nadD gene encoding nicotinate (nicotinamide) nucleotide adenylyltransferase — encoded protein: MRRIGILGGSFNPVHAGHLRLAIEVAEALRPDRIDLVPCAVPPHKEGHDLLPFGLRLSLLHAAVRPFAALAVNALEGGRSGPSYTWDTLHAYRAAEPDATPFFILGGEDFEMLPHWHRGVELPRVADFVVVPRAGSGPEAFRAALAAHWPDAAPLAPQTDHAQAAPDTERHLLRGGPYGDTTLTFLPLPRLDISASLLRGKWLRGADIRLLVPDDVDSLLRAQADEVRRCWAHAAPAPHADPAMHGIAPSCSASDCATPDCSAPHCSGSHCSGSHRSGQHGSGKDSPCE
- a CDS encoding glutamate-5-semialdehyde dehydrogenase, whose protein sequence is MSTQNTTTAPDATRDTATSDIVQLVESMGKRAKAAARKLAAAAPAAKIDALVRLAGLLESRESDILAANARDLAAAEAAGMDAPRMDRLRLTPRIMAEMAAACRHVAGLPDPVGAVETQWQRPNGLLVGRMRIPLGVIAIIYESRPNVTIDSAILCLKAGNAVILRGGSEAIHSNLALAGLIAEAMSASGLPGDAVQVVSRTDRAAVGALCALEQYIDVIIPRGGETLIRAVVQQATMPVLKHYKGVCHAYVDAGADLDQAVEIVFNGKVQRPGVCNALECLLVHKDEAAALLPAVAARLAPAGVTFRACPTALPLLGDAATAAAPEDYGMEFHDLILAVRVVDDMDEALAHIAAHGSNHTEIICTRDHGRAMRFLREADASMVAVNASTRFNDGGQLGLGAEIGISTSKLHSYGPMGVQELTTTKFVVFGAGQVRE
- a CDS encoding GNAT family N-acetyltransferase gives rise to the protein MNIHDMQRCIEDNLATRLAAQVPLLGGGDATDHTDGAAGRENGQGTQMQPECRPDLLDRSDVRAVYAGVASDTFNKAFAYGGGLPLADTVAAVRSFFGGHGAPYTWWLGPLSGAGDGAGEGEDIPAALAAHGFAAGEVETGMYLPLADAELEEPAPTPGLDIRVVHDAEGVTDFASVLAANWNPPDGEVLRFYRCAAPALCSPGCPATLLAAYLDGQLAAAAEVYRTASGCLAAGDAAHLDVAGVYNVCTLEAFRRRGLGSAVTRAALLHARQAGCRHAVLQASGEGYRVYARLGFRDVGRFVECVPVD
- a CDS encoding tetratricopeptide repeat protein; amino-acid sequence: MSENTVRKGLPRAQQQPVIPQQLQGEVSGEAAPLLRFVLDNARYIAAGLGVLVLAAGAGAGYRWWAADKARQAQADLGTIIVAKTGADRVQALEAFLAKAPSGVRNAVLLDLAAAAMEQKDYDKAASAWERLAAADGAIGVVARIGRAQALSQAGKDAEALTVLEGLESSVSEISRNAVRGQLAVVAERAGKLDRAVAAYEQLMASESAGNKDYFKSRAEALKARMQKGGA